The Gemmatimonas sp. UBA7669 genome includes a window with the following:
- a CDS encoding CocE/NonD family hydrolase: MRLSRLLLAGLCAAPLPVRPSLLAQTAPAAYQLTEAMVPMRDGVKLYTRILAPRVVDAPLPLLLVRTPYGIDFQTPQSVAAGWTFMAGGPEQVSRRGYIHVFQDVRGKFRSEGEFVMLRPLRTNRADSTQVDESTDAYDTIAWLLRHVPQHNGRVGMTGVSYPGWLTVQAMLDPHPALKAASPQASPADMWLGDDFRHNGAFRLSYGFEYATMMESGKDVQQFRMDTYDSFDWYLRLGPLSNVNAQHLKGRIPTWNDFVAHPDYDAFWKRQSVTPRLNRVDVPTLHVAGWWDQEDFYGPITIYRALEQHDRAQSNRLVVGPWNHGGWMRGSGESLGPIQFGQPTAQWFRDSVMAPFFAAHLHDAPDPRLPEALIFEAGSNVWKRYDSWPVKTGVSPRSLYLREGSALAWEPPTQRARAFDSYVSDPAKPVPYRPRPIPMTYGAGSTWSTWLTDDQRFAHLRPDVLSWTLPALEQDLTIAGDLTVTLHAATTGTDADWVVKLIDVYPDTGMQPPRMNGYQFMVANEVFRGRYRTSFEKPAPIVPGTPQPYTIDLHTQAYTFRKGHRVMIQVQSSWFPLIDRNPQTFVPNIFEAKASDFRAATQQIHRSAAHPSRIVLPVVTHIRP; encoded by the coding sequence ATGCGCCTCTCCCGTCTCCTGCTGGCCGGGCTGTGTGCTGCGCCCCTGCCGGTCCGTCCCAGTCTGCTGGCGCAGACTGCACCTGCCGCGTATCAGCTGACCGAAGCGATGGTCCCGATGCGCGACGGTGTGAAGTTGTACACACGCATTCTCGCACCGCGAGTGGTCGACGCGCCGCTGCCACTGCTGCTCGTGCGCACGCCCTACGGCATTGACTTCCAGACGCCGCAGAGTGTGGCCGCAGGGTGGACGTTCATGGCCGGTGGCCCGGAACAGGTGAGCCGTCGTGGCTACATCCACGTGTTTCAGGACGTGCGCGGAAAGTTCCGCTCGGAAGGCGAGTTTGTCATGCTGCGTCCCCTGCGTACGAATCGCGCGGACTCCACGCAGGTGGACGAAAGCACCGACGCCTACGACACCATCGCATGGCTGCTGCGCCATGTGCCACAGCACAACGGGCGCGTGGGCATGACGGGCGTGTCGTATCCTGGCTGGCTCACGGTGCAGGCCATGCTCGATCCACACCCCGCGCTCAAGGCCGCGTCGCCGCAGGCCTCACCCGCCGACATGTGGCTGGGCGATGACTTCCGGCACAACGGCGCCTTCCGTCTGAGCTACGGCTTCGAGTATGCCACCATGATGGAGTCGGGCAAGGACGTGCAGCAGTTCCGCATGGACACCTACGATTCCTTCGACTGGTATCTGCGGCTTGGACCCTTGTCCAACGTGAATGCGCAGCATCTCAAGGGACGCATTCCGACATGGAACGATTTTGTGGCGCATCCCGACTACGACGCCTTCTGGAAGCGCCAGTCGGTGACGCCCCGCCTCAATCGTGTGGACGTGCCCACTCTGCATGTCGCGGGCTGGTGGGATCAGGAAGACTTCTACGGCCCCATCACCATTTATCGTGCGCTGGAGCAGCATGACCGCGCGCAATCCAATCGTCTGGTGGTGGGCCCCTGGAATCACGGCGGATGGATGCGGGGCAGCGGCGAGTCGCTCGGCCCCATTCAGTTCGGACAACCCACGGCGCAGTGGTTTCGCGATTCCGTCATGGCGCCCTTCTTTGCGGCACATCTGCACGACGCACCCGATCCGCGGCTTCCCGAAGCGCTCATCTTCGAAGCCGGCAGCAACGTGTGGAAGCGCTATGACAGTTGGCCGGTCAAGACGGGCGTGTCACCGCGCAGCCTCTACCTGCGCGAAGGCAGCGCGCTGGCCTGGGAGCCGCCCACACAGCGTGCGCGCGCCTTCGACAGCTATGTGAGCGACCCGGCCAAACCGGTGCCCTATCGGCCCCGCCCCATTCCCATGACCTACGGCGCGGGCTCCACCTGGAGCACCTGGCTCACCGACGATCAGCGTTTCGCACACCTCCGCCCCGATGTGCTGAGCTGGACACTGCCGGCGCTGGAACAAGATCTCACCATTGCCGGTGACCTGACGGTCACGCTGCACGCCGCCACCACGGGTACCGACGCCGACTGGGTGGTGAAGCTCATTGATGTGTATCCGGATACCGGCATGCAACCGCCGCGCATGAACGGTTATCAGTTCATGGTGGCCAACGAAGTGTTTCGTGGGCGCTATCGCACCAGCTTCGAAAAGCCTGCGCCCATCGTGCCCGGCACGCCGCAGCCCTACACCATCGACCTCCACACCCAGGCCTACACGTTTCGCAAAGGCCACCGCGTGATGATCCAGGTGCAGAGCAGTTGGTTCCCGCTCATCGACCGCAATCCGCAGACCTTCGTTCCCAATATCTTCGAGGCCAAGGCCTCGGACTTCCGCGCCGCCACGCAGCAGATTCATCGCAGCGCCGCGCACCCGTCACGCATTGTGTTGCCGGTGGTCACGCACATCCGGCCCTGA
- a CDS encoding (2Fe-2S) ferredoxin domain-containing protein: protein MTELRVSRPDMERYSRHVLVCTGGFCSTGRGGRNIYSQLASLLQKHGLLFGPTRVKRSEAPCLGVCMGGPILAVYPEGVWYHALTPELLERIVVEHLCGGRVVEDAVFHRMDAPGVTVPDPELNT, encoded by the coding sequence ATGACGGAGCTGCGAGTGTCGCGGCCCGACATGGAGCGGTACTCCCGCCACGTGCTGGTGTGCACGGGCGGGTTTTGCTCAACCGGACGCGGCGGGCGCAACATCTACTCCCAGCTTGCGTCGCTCTTGCAGAAGCACGGGCTGCTGTTTGGCCCCACGCGCGTCAAGCGCAGCGAAGCCCCCTGCCTTGGCGTGTGCATGGGCGGCCCCATCCTCGCGGTGTACCCGGAGGGCGTGTGGTATCATGCCCTCACGCCCGAGCTGCTTGAGCGCATTGTGGTCGAGCACCTGTGCGGTGGGCGGGTGGTGGAGGACGCGGTATTTCACCGCATGGATGCACCGGGCGTCACTGTGCCCGACCCAGAACTCAATACTTGA
- a CDS encoding HEAT repeat domain-containing protein — translation MVHAHISRHAALVALLTLAPTLMEAQGQPPRAPRPARPAPTSEPTPAPRPAPAPRPARAWSDFEWEMERAGAEMARAGEEMARNMAGLKLDRAAIADMAAQSARLSAEGAAMAIAAAPIAEMAQSVASSVSASVAPMAIGFAESLADGFAYGFSTGGRGYRTETPAPWAQDDPADSLYREARKALSGDAYRKAADLFRSIHERYPKSSYAPDAPYWEAFALQRLGGEANLRAAREALALQQREYPKAATRGDATALGTRIDGQLGRNDSRVATTLVGRAGQVASDGCPNSKDDERVDALNAVMQMDPEQAMPILKKVLARREPCTQQLRRTAVWLVASRKQPEAASILINVAKSDPDKEVREQAVFWLANVPTDEAVNMLIGLAKTGDDTDLRKRAVYALSRSKSEKAMSTLREIALDTRAGDEVRSEAMSYYMRTEAGKAEGTSFLKDAFSRTESTRYRMQMLGLIASRRTDDSRNFLINVALDEREAMDIRRNAVSMLPTTSVRVSMSGQHASNVTSANSEAADAATKAIVQVYDRATDLELKRSALGALASSRSSASIDKLLDIARNEKNPELRKYAVSTLSRTKDPRALQLLQEIIDR, via the coding sequence ATGGTTCACGCACATATCTCGCGACATGCGGCCCTGGTGGCGCTGTTGACTCTGGCCCCCACGCTCATGGAGGCTCAAGGGCAGCCCCCGCGCGCGCCGCGGCCCGCGCGTCCGGCTCCCACCAGTGAGCCGACGCCGGCGCCTCGCCCGGCCCCGGCGCCGCGGCCGGCGCGTGCCTGGAGCGACTTCGAATGGGAGATGGAACGGGCAGGCGCCGAGATGGCGCGCGCCGGTGAAGAGATGGCGCGCAACATGGCCGGGCTAAAGCTCGACCGCGCCGCTATTGCCGACATGGCTGCGCAAAGCGCGCGGCTTTCGGCGGAGGGAGCGGCGATGGCCATTGCCGCGGCGCCTATTGCCGAGATGGCACAGAGTGTCGCCAGTTCGGTCTCGGCCTCCGTGGCACCGATGGCCATCGGTTTCGCTGAATCCCTGGCTGACGGCTTTGCCTACGGCTTCAGCACCGGTGGACGCGGCTATCGCACGGAAACACCCGCGCCCTGGGCGCAGGATGACCCGGCCGACTCGCTCTATCGCGAAGCACGCAAGGCGCTCTCCGGCGACGCGTATCGCAAGGCGGCGGATCTCTTCCGCAGCATTCACGAACGCTACCCGAAGAGCAGCTACGCGCCCGACGCGCCGTATTGGGAAGCTTTTGCACTGCAGCGCCTCGGTGGAGAGGCCAACCTGCGTGCAGCACGCGAAGCGCTGGCTCTGCAGCAGCGCGAGTATCCCAAGGCGGCCACGCGTGGTGACGCCACCGCGCTCGGGACACGCATTGACGGACAGCTCGGGCGCAACGACTCCCGCGTCGCCACCACCCTGGTGGGACGCGCCGGTCAGGTGGCCAGTGATGGCTGCCCCAACAGCAAGGACGACGAGCGGGTCGATGCGCTCAATGCCGTGATGCAGATGGACCCCGAGCAGGCCATGCCGATTCTCAAGAAGGTGCTGGCTCGCCGCGAACCCTGCACGCAGCAGCTCCGCCGGACGGCCGTGTGGCTCGTGGCCTCGCGCAAGCAGCCGGAAGCTGCGTCCATCCTCATCAACGTGGCCAAGTCCGACCCCGACAAGGAAGTGCGTGAGCAGGCGGTGTTCTGGTTGGCCAACGTGCCCACCGACGAAGCGGTGAACATGCTGATCGGCCTGGCCAAGACGGGCGACGACACCGACTTGCGCAAGCGTGCCGTGTATGCCCTCTCGCGCTCCAAATCTGAGAAGGCCATGAGCACCTTGCGGGAGATCGCGCTCGACACGCGTGCGGGCGATGAAGTGCGATCGGAGGCCATGAGCTATTACATGCGTACCGAAGCGGGCAAGGCCGAGGGCACCAGCTTCCTCAAGGACGCCTTCAGTCGCACCGAGTCCACGCGCTATCGCATGCAGATGCTGGGGCTCATTGCCAGCCGCCGCACAGACGACTCACGCAACTTCCTCATCAACGTCGCGCTGGACGAACGCGAAGCCATGGACATCCGGCGCAATGCGGTGTCCATGCTGCCGACGACCTCGGTGAGGGTGAGCATGTCGGGGCAGCACGCCAGCAACGTCACCAGCGCGAACAGCGAGGCAGCGGACGCTGCGACCAAGGCCATCGTGCAAGTCTACGATCGCGCCACCGATCTCGAACTCAAGCGCTCGGCACTTGGGGCGCTCGCCTCGTCGCGCAGCTCGGCGTCCATCGACAAGCTGCTCGATATCGCCCGCAACGAGAAGAACCCGGAGCTGCGCAAGTACGCCGTCAGCACGCTCTCCCGCACCAAGGATCCGCGTGCCCTGCAGCTGCTGCAGGAGATCATCGACCGATGA
- a CDS encoding TonB family protein, giving the protein MLNTLIESRAVASRRTGSSVLSFVIHAGIVAVLVSLTARGVTPTHEEPREVAVQMTALPEPPAPTPVAPPAGSPQVFSASPPPALGAPPRMAPVVVPNALPPIDLSRPVTNADDFATGRRGVSAAQGGVEGGSGVLPASGYFFEGQVEKPAMALPGQAGPAYPDVLRSAGLEGQVLAQFVVDSTGRTLLDSYTPLHSDHPLFTAAVKSALTRLRYLPAEVGGRRVPQLVQQTFQFTLNRD; this is encoded by the coding sequence ATGTTGAACACGCTGATCGAATCCCGCGCCGTCGCGTCGCGACGCACTGGCAGCAGTGTCCTGTCTTTTGTCATTCACGCCGGCATTGTGGCGGTGCTGGTCAGCCTCACGGCGCGCGGCGTCACGCCAACGCACGAAGAGCCTCGTGAAGTGGCCGTGCAGATGACCGCGCTGCCGGAACCGCCCGCGCCCACACCCGTGGCCCCGCCGGCCGGCAGTCCGCAGGTGTTTTCGGCCAGTCCTCCACCCGCACTTGGCGCGCCGCCGCGCATGGCGCCGGTGGTGGTGCCCAACGCGCTCCCTCCTATCGACCTTTCGCGGCCGGTGACAAACGCCGACGATTTTGCAACGGGGCGACGTGGCGTGTCAGCGGCCCAGGGCGGCGTGGAAGGCGGCAGCGGTGTGCTGCCAGCCTCGGGCTACTTTTTCGAAGGACAGGTGGAGAAACCTGCCATGGCCCTGCCCGGCCAGGCCGGGCCCGCCTACCCCGACGTGCTGCGGAGCGCGGGCCTCGAGGGCCAGGTGTTGGCCCAGTTTGTGGTGGACAGCACCGGGCGGACGCTGCTGGACAGCTACACGCCGCTGCACAGCGATCATCCCCTGTTCACGGCGGCGGTGAAGAGCGCGCTGACCCGCCTCCGCTATCTGCCCGCCGAGGTAGGTGGGCGGCGCGTGCCGCAGCTGGTGCAGCAGACCTTTCAGTTCACGCTCAATCGGGACTGA
- a CDS encoding OsmC family protein, with translation MSTESLKDTTVTPVIGKPPSKVVVTWDGEHRFDGERASGGPSIRMDASGKTGPSPVDTLLIALAGCTGVDVVDILAKRRTPVEDLRVEVEGERFAGVPGRVTKIHLIYHVKGAGIDAVHAERAIELAVTKYCSVRDSLDPNMPVTWELRLTA, from the coding sequence GTGAGCACCGAGTCGCTGAAAGACACCACCGTGACACCCGTCATCGGCAAGCCGCCATCAAAGGTGGTGGTGACGTGGGACGGTGAGCATCGCTTTGATGGGGAGCGCGCCAGCGGCGGTCCGTCCATTCGCATGGATGCCAGTGGCAAGACGGGGCCAAGCCCCGTGGACACGCTGCTCATCGCCCTCGCCGGCTGCACCGGAGTGGACGTGGTGGATATTCTCGCCAAGCGCCGCACACCGGTCGAGGACCTCCGGGTGGAGGTGGAGGGCGAGCGCTTTGCCGGCGTGCCGGGGCGCGTGACGAAGATCCACCTGATCTATCACGTGAAAGGCGCCGGGATCGACGCCGTGCACGCCGAGCGGGCCATTGAGTTGGCCGTCACCAAGTACTGCTCGGTGCGGGATTCGCTCGATCCCAATATGCCGGTGACATGGGAGCTGCGGCTGACGGCTTGA
- a CDS encoding HEAT repeat domain-containing protein — protein MTTPQALRPWMAWALAAVIGAGTTQSLGAQNTLDARIQAVRNGTLRFTLPAAPYVCGNGSSWYRSRDGRSGSYYGMWNGSTSSKDVETICDRGPVRIVVVREEGDTRSLRHYVGGRWVPQDTVTDLGAVSAAEGGAWLLRQAERGGDKVARTAMNAALLVDSLTPGATLLRMARDSSRSQDVRNSAVFWLGEVVGDRVAATLDSIAYEPGDREVRRTAIMAMARRPKDEAIPALQKLAESLPDRELRRTAIMALAQTRDTQAIAWLERRMNGKE, from the coding sequence ATGACCACTCCGCAGGCGCTCAGGCCGTGGATGGCGTGGGCGCTCGCGGCAGTCATCGGCGCGGGCACCACGCAGTCACTCGGCGCGCAGAACACACTCGACGCGCGCATCCAGGCGGTGCGCAACGGCACCCTGCGCTTCACGCTGCCCGCCGCGCCCTACGTGTGCGGCAACGGCAGCAGTTGGTATCGCTCGCGGGATGGACGATCCGGCTCCTACTACGGCATGTGGAACGGCTCGACCAGCAGCAAGGATGTGGAGACGATCTGTGATCGTGGGCCGGTGCGCATTGTCGTCGTGCGCGAAGAGGGGGACACACGCAGCCTGCGCCACTATGTGGGTGGGCGGTGGGTACCGCAGGACACCGTCACCGATCTGGGGGCAGTGAGTGCCGCGGAAGGCGGCGCCTGGCTGCTGCGTCAGGCCGAGCGGGGCGGCGACAAGGTGGCGCGCACGGCCATGAATGCGGCGCTGCTGGTGGACTCGCTCACGCCTGGAGCCACCTTGCTGCGCATGGCCCGTGACTCCTCGCGTTCGCAGGACGTGCGCAACAGCGCGGTGTTCTGGCTGGGTGAGGTCGTGGGCGATCGTGTGGCCGCTACGCTCGACTCCATCGCGTACGAACCAGGTGATCGTGAAGTGCGCCGCACGGCCATCATGGCCATGGCTCGCCGCCCCAAGGACGAAGCCATTCCCGCGCTGCAGAAGCTGGCGGAATCGTTACCCGACCGGGAGCTGCGCCGCACCGCCATCATGGCGCTGGCCCAGACCCGCGATACGCAGGCCATTGCCTGGCTCGAGCGGCGCATGAACGGCAAGGAATAG
- a CDS encoding sulfurtransferase, with product MSPLSALPGLPDPVIVAKGYTHPDKLVSTEWLAANLGAPSLRLLECNEDVLLYDVEHIPGAQKLDWHVDLNDQVERDYITRTGFEELLRARGIDEHTPVVLYGDKNNWWACYALWVFELFGFDNVRILDGGRAKWLAEGRPTTGERPSAVRSSYVARERHDSRIRAYFADTKAHMEAGLPMVDVRSPQEYTGEKLHMPDYPQEGTLRGGHIPGARSMPWAKAAEADGSFKNADALRGLYEGELGLSAASPVVTYCRIGERSSHTWFVLTYLLGYTNVRNYDGSWTEWGNAVRAPIRKGDTP from the coding sequence ATGTCACCGCTGAGTGCCCTGCCCGGCCTGCCCGATCCCGTCATCGTGGCCAAGGGCTATACCCATCCCGACAAGCTGGTGAGCACCGAGTGGCTGGCCGCCAATCTTGGCGCCCCGTCCCTGCGCCTGCTCGAGTGCAACGAGGATGTGCTGCTGTATGATGTGGAGCACATTCCCGGCGCGCAGAAGCTCGACTGGCATGTCGACCTCAATGATCAGGTCGAGCGTGACTACATCACACGCACCGGCTTCGAGGAGTTGCTGCGCGCGCGTGGCATCGACGAACACACGCCGGTGGTGCTCTACGGCGACAAGAACAACTGGTGGGCCTGTTACGCGCTGTGGGTGTTCGAACTCTTTGGTTTCGACAACGTGCGCATTCTCGACGGCGGTCGCGCCAAGTGGCTGGCCGAGGGTCGGCCCACGACCGGCGAACGCCCCAGCGCGGTGCGCAGCAGCTACGTGGCCCGCGAGCGCCATGACTCGCGCATCCGTGCGTATTTTGCCGACACCAAAGCGCACATGGAGGCGGGATTGCCCATGGTGGATGTGCGCTCACCGCAGGAATACACGGGCGAGAAGCTGCACATGCCCGACTATCCGCAGGAAGGTACGCTCCGCGGCGGACACATTCCCGGCGCGCGCAGCATGCCCTGGGCAAAGGCGGCCGAGGCCGACGGCAGCTTCAAGAACGCCGACGCGCTGCGCGGTCTATACGAGGGAGAGTTGGGTCTGTCAGCTGCAAGCCCTGTGGTGACCTACTGCCGCATCGGCGAGCGCTCCAGCCATACCTGGTTTGTGCTGACCTACCTGCTCGGCTACACCAACGTGCGCAACTACGACGGCTCCTGGACGGAATGGGGCAATGCCGTGCGTGCGCCCATTCGCAAGGGAGATACGCCGTGA
- a CDS encoding TVP38/TMEM64 family protein: MALSVRTALSHAAKLAGMLVPIAVGLGLGKLATPYLPQLTQWVESLGAWAPAAFVFSYVLASVFMMPAFLLIIAAGAIFGMGRGSVYVFIGASLGACTAFLLGRTILRGWVAKQIAKNDTLTVVDRVVGQEGLKLMFLLRLSGVVPFVLTNYAMGVSAVRLRDFVLALVGMAPTILTYTMIGQAGVQRPDQAGIPRWVLGLGIAATVVLAVMLTRIAQRAIREADARHNMEALEPGAP; encoded by the coding sequence ATGGCCCTGTCCGTCCGCACCGCATTGTCCCATGCCGCCAAGCTGGCCGGCATGCTTGTGCCCATTGCCGTCGGTCTCGGGCTCGGCAAACTGGCCACGCCCTATCTGCCGCAACTCACGCAATGGGTGGAGAGTCTCGGTGCGTGGGCGCCGGCCGCGTTTGTGTTCAGCTATGTGCTGGCCTCGGTGTTCATGATGCCGGCCTTTCTGCTCATCATTGCTGCCGGTGCGATCTTCGGCATGGGCCGCGGCTCCGTCTACGTGTTCATTGGCGCGTCGCTCGGGGCCTGCACGGCCTTTCTGCTGGGACGCACCATTTTGCGCGGCTGGGTGGCCAAGCAGATCGCGAAGAATGACACGCTGACGGTGGTGGACCGGGTCGTGGGGCAGGAAGGGCTCAAGCTCATGTTCCTGCTGCGCCTCTCGGGGGTGGTGCCCTTTGTGCTCACCAACTACGCCATGGGCGTGAGTGCGGTGCGGCTGCGCGACTTTGTGCTGGCGCTGGTGGGCATGGCGCCCACCATCCTGACCTACACCATGATCGGCCAGGCCGGCGTGCAGCGTCCCGACCAGGCGGGCATTCCGCGCTGGGTGCTGGGGCTCGGCATTGCGGCCACGGTGGTGCTGGCCGTGATGCTCACGCGCATTGCCCAGCGTGCCATCCGCGAGGCCGATGCGCGGCACAACATGGAGGCGCTGGAGCCGGGCGCGCCCTAG
- a CDS encoding M24 family metallopeptidase, translating into MRLRFVVPSLLMAALPVAAAHSQPAAEPAKVRWERQCQIRRDKFDRILPAAMRDNGVDMWITMMKENQFDPMYEDFGRGYVGSVGYYIFTDRGGNRIERVAIGASGALLEACGVYDQVRGFAPLKAFVAERNPKRIAVNMSEEIGTADGLSKTSYDRLVKELGPEFASRLVSSEKVVSDFRSGYTVSQVVALGEAGEISRRIAERALSNEIITPGVTTLADVAWWMMDQLQQRSLGSSFDMPSVYITGPRGVEATSNDRIIQRGDLLMIDWGVGYLGTWTDVKRIAYVLKPGETTVPKGIQTAFDNALKVRDIIHRTIVPGPTAGAMVEQLKTEITKGGFRMQGTFNEVGSDDKVEVNIGCHSVGDRGHGSGPSIAWFNPRQMTFAIKPFNPFSIELFAWTPNPDWGGAKVRIPLEDDAMVTARGVEWLYPVIQRIGLIK; encoded by the coding sequence ATGCGCCTCCGATTTGTTGTTCCCTCCCTGCTCATGGCCGCCCTCCCCGTGGCGGCAGCCCACTCACAACCTGCTGCCGAACCGGCCAAGGTGAGATGGGAGCGCCAGTGTCAGATTCGCCGCGACAAGTTTGATCGCATTCTGCCCGCCGCCATGCGTGACAACGGGGTGGACATGTGGATCACCATGATGAAGGAAAACCAGTTCGACCCGATGTACGAGGACTTCGGGCGCGGCTATGTGGGCAGCGTGGGCTACTACATCTTCACTGACCGTGGTGGCAATCGCATTGAGCGCGTGGCCATAGGTGCCAGCGGTGCCCTGCTCGAGGCCTGCGGCGTGTACGATCAGGTGCGTGGCTTTGCGCCGCTCAAGGCCTTTGTGGCCGAGCGCAACCCCAAGCGCATTGCCGTCAACATGTCGGAGGAAATCGGCACAGCCGACGGGCTGTCCAAGACTTCCTACGACCGGCTGGTGAAGGAACTGGGTCCCGAGTTCGCGTCACGCCTGGTGAGCAGCGAAAAGGTGGTGAGTGATTTCCGCTCGGGCTACACCGTGTCGCAGGTGGTGGCGCTGGGCGAGGCGGGCGAGATTTCGCGCCGAATTGCCGAGCGCGCGCTCAGCAACGAGATCATCACGCCCGGTGTGACCACACTGGCCGACGTGGCCTGGTGGATGATGGATCAGCTGCAGCAGCGCAGCCTCGGGTCGAGCTTCGACATGCCGAGTGTGTACATCACCGGGCCGCGTGGCGTGGAGGCCACCAGCAACGACCGCATCATTCAGCGCGGCGACCTGCTCATGATCGACTGGGGCGTGGGCTACCTCGGCACCTGGACTGACGTCAAGCGCATTGCCTACGTGCTCAAGCCGGGCGAGACCACAGTCCCCAAGGGCATTCAGACGGCTTTCGACAATGCACTCAAGGTGCGCGACATCATTCACCGCACCATCGTGCCCGGCCCCACGGCCGGTGCCATGGTGGAGCAGCTCAAGACGGAAATCACCAAAGGTGGATTCCGTATGCAGGGCACCTTCAACGAGGTGGGCAGCGACGACAAGGTCGAAGTGAACATCGGCTGCCACAGTGTGGGGGATCGCGGCCATGGCAGTGGGCCGAGCATCGCGTGGTTCAATCCGCGGCAGATGACGTTTGCCATCAAGCCCTTCAATCCGTTCAGCATCGAGCTCTTTGCGTGGACCCCCAATCCCGACTGGGGCGGGGCCAAGGTCCGCATTCCGCTCGAGGACGACGCCATGGTCACGGCGCGCGGCGTGGAGTGGTTGTACCCGGTCATTCAGCGCATCGGGTTGATCAAGTAA
- a CDS encoding HNH endonuclease: MKRAALFARDEHRCVYCGQVFDAEELSVDHVQPRMRGGDGSSGNLVTACRACNTRKAGRSLTEFLLDEPESRRNFFAQARYVWPRHLKAVAEELARRGAVASPTELVEGVRWLRSSEAIADVVQAHDPEPAAVRPGDGTVLEPADRSQQISGDGRDAAPQLRQPERE, translated from the coding sequence ATGAAACGCGCAGCCCTCTTTGCCCGCGACGAACATCGCTGCGTGTACTGCGGCCAGGTGTTCGACGCCGAGGAACTGAGCGTGGACCACGTGCAGCCACGCATGCGGGGCGGCGACGGGTCCTCGGGCAACCTAGTAACCGCCTGCAGGGCCTGCAACACACGCAAGGCGGGCCGCAGCCTGACGGAGTTCCTGCTCGACGAACCGGAGTCCCGCCGGAACTTCTTCGCCCAGGCGCGGTATGTATGGCCACGACATCTGAAGGCGGTGGCCGAGGAGCTTGCGCGCCGGGGCGCAGTTGCGTCCCCTACGGAACTCGTGGAGGGGGTCCGGTGGCTGCGCAGTTCCGAGGCCATCGCCGATGTCGTTCAGGCACACGACCCAGAGCCTGCCGCGGTGCGGCCCGGCGACGGTACGGTGCTTGAACCCGCAGACCGGTCTCAGCAGATTTCAGGAGATGGCCGCGACGCGGCCCCACAACTCAGACAACCCGAAAGGGAGTAG
- a CDS encoding zinc metalloprotease HtpX translates to MNNIKVFLLMAGLTGLVIAIGQMVGGGTGAVMGLVMAAGMNLFMYWGSSSMVLRSYRAQVVTANEAPELYEMVDRLRQRAGLPMPTVAIAPHDQPNAFATGRNPEHSVVCVTEGLLRLMSKDELEGVIAHELAHIKNRDMLLQTIAATMAGAIANIAQFAFFFGGRSDDDEGANPLVAIALLIIGPIVAMVIQFAISRQREFKADAVGAEISGRPLSLANALTRLDHTARRIPMEVAPNAAPLAIVNPLAAFSLRGVSKWMSTHPPTEERVAALKALAAGSR, encoded by the coding sequence ATGAACAACATCAAGGTGTTTCTCCTCATGGCCGGTCTCACCGGCCTTGTCATCGCCATCGGGCAGATGGTGGGCGGCGGCACGGGCGCCGTCATGGGACTCGTCATGGCCGCCGGCATGAACCTCTTCATGTACTGGGGCTCGTCGTCGATGGTACTGCGCTCGTATCGCGCGCAGGTGGTGACCGCCAACGAGGCGCCAGAGCTCTACGAGATGGTGGACCGCCTGCGCCAGCGCGCGGGGCTGCCCATGCCCACGGTGGCCATTGCGCCGCACGACCAGCCCAACGCCTTCGCCACGGGCCGCAATCCGGAGCACTCGGTAGTGTGTGTCACCGAGGGCCTGCTGCGCCTCATGTCCAAGGATGAACTCGAGGGCGTCATTGCCCACGAGCTGGCGCACATCAAGAACCGCGACATGCTGCTGCAGACCATCGCGGCCACCATGGCCGGCGCCATCGCCAACATCGCGCAGTTTGCGTTCTTCTTCGGCGGACGCAGCGACGATGACGAAGGCGCCAATCCACTCGTGGCCATCGCGCTGCTCATCATCGGACCCATCGTGGCCATGGTGATCCAGTTCGCCATCAGCCGTCAGCGCGAGTTCAAGGCAGACGCGGTGGGCGCGGAAATCAGCGGCCGTCCCCTGTCGTTGGCCAACGCGCTCACGCGACTCGATCACACGGCACGCCGCATTCCCATGGAGGTGGCGCCGAACGCGGCCCCGCTCGCCATTGTGAATCCGTTGGCGGCCTTCAGTCTGCGCGGCGTGAGCAAGTGGATGAGCACGCACCCGCCGACCGAGGAGCGGGTGGCGGCGCTCAAGGCGCTGGCCGCCGGGTCACGGTAA